From the Dehalococcoidia bacterium genome, one window contains:
- a CDS encoding MBL fold metallo-hydrolase: MAGDDLRVIKIGPLGPHANNAYVIIDGGSGESLIVDMPAEGEKVLEQAQGTKVMGIVLTHAHPDHRLSFDLMTKATGAPVMAHVEERGISEDKVTRRLSDEETLSLGSQEVKVIHTPGHTPGSICLLAGEHLIAGDTLFPGGPGHTGTPQQLQQVIRSIIERLFALPDDTLVCPGHGENTTIGRAKQEYAVFASRQHPPDLCGDVTWEGS; the protein is encoded by the coding sequence TTGGCAGGAGACGACCTGAGAGTGATAAAGATCGGCCCGCTCGGGCCTCATGCCAACAACGCCTACGTCATCATTGACGGCGGCAGCGGCGAAAGCCTCATCGTCGACATGCCGGCGGAGGGGGAAAAGGTCCTTGAGCAGGCGCAGGGGACGAAGGTGATGGGAATCGTCTTGACGCACGCCCACCCCGATCACCGGCTCTCCTTCGACCTGATGACCAAAGCAACGGGGGCGCCGGTCATGGCGCATGTGGAGGAAAGAGGGATATCGGAGGACAAGGTGACGCGCCGGTTGAGCGACGAAGAGACGCTGTCGCTCGGCTCCCAGGAGGTGAAGGTGATCCACACGCCGGGTCACACGCCCGGCAGCATCTGTCTGCTTGCGGGCGAGCATCTCATTGCCGGCGACACCCTCTTCCCCGGCGGCCCCGGCCACACCGGCACGCCGCAGCAATTGCAGCAGGTGATACGGTCGATAATCGAGAGGCTCTTCGCGCTGCCCGATGACACGCTGGTCTGCCCCGGACACGGCGAGAACACGACAATCGGGCGCGCGAAACAGGAGTACGCCGTCTTCGCTTCGAGACAGCACCCTCCCGACCTGTGCGGCGATGTGACGTGGGAGGGATCGTAG